A stretch of DNA from Polycladomyces subterraneus:
TTCATTACCGTACGATGAATAGTGCGTGTAGGGTCTTCTTCTCCGAATGACAGCCTGCTTGCAAAAGCTTCATCAGGCGGTACACACGCTTGTGATTTACGTGTATTCCGTATTTTCGCTTCAAAAGAATCCGCATTCTTCGGTATCCGTATATCCCTTTCAGCCTGTGGTACTCCAATGAAAGGATCTGTTTGATTTCATGATCTCGACGGCAGGTTTGTCTTTTTAACCACTTGTAATAGCCGCTCCGGGATACTTGAGCGATCTTACACAGCAGTTGAACAGGATACTTGTGCTTAAGTTGGTGAATGATGTTGAACCTCAACGTTTTGGAACATCCCACCCCTCTTGAAGCAACAACTTTTTTAGATACTCATTTTCTGCCCGAAGTCGCAGGTTCTCCTAAACTGTTCGCTTTAGGAGGCCTTCCTCTTTTCTTACCTTCTTTGGCCGGCATTGTCCGTTGATCTTTCAAACCTTCCGGTCCCTTCTCAGCATAGGCTTTTAGCCATCTTCTCACATACGAATGGGA
This window harbors:
- a CDS encoding IS3 family transposase, which encodes MGCSKTLRFNIIHQLKHKYPVQLLCKIAQVSRSGYYKWLKRQTCRRDHEIKQILSLEYHRLKGIYGYRRMRILLKRKYGIHVNHKRVYRLMKLLQAGCHSEKKTLHALFIVR
- a CDS encoding helix-turn-helix domain-containing protein, which gives rise to MAKKGQKFGSFSQEFKLKAVKMYHEEHKGVETIAKELGLPSHSYVRRWLKAYAEKGPEGLKDQRTMPAKEGKKRGRPPKANSLGEPATSGRK